Proteins from one Fibrobacterota bacterium genomic window:
- a CDS encoding glycosyltransferase, whose protein sequence is MLEAREFRARIRGDLEAYVRHAETGLARGQEDDILRIDLHCHDRNSDVPDETLARILRVPETWLPTARLLRTLKANGADALTVTNHNNARSCWEARDRDVDILSGAEFSCTLPDLDVGIHVLTYGFTPAQESKLIRLRKNLYRFLEFTTAEDIPTVLAHPLNFFSPKGLPSLELMDRFAVLFERFEGVNGQRDGWQNVLTLAWIEGLDEEAIELAGKRVGIRPDAFCRRPYAKRLTGGSDCHFGMFAGSTGTLLKVPGWRSERGNLAPLVLEALRNGESAPYGAHCEEEKLNVAFLEYFCQFALHMEDPGLLRLLLHRGTTAEKLQALALANGMFELRRHRYTSRFLGLFHECLQGRKPGWFVQMMASPAYKPLLAKMESIAAARAHSPERLVAELGTALPGMVNQLTALLTDRIKEKVRKLDASGAKPGFAEILGKIELPVHVRALFGQEPSTRPKDQSGVDLGKVSDGLPFPALAAAALCGSAFAASKVLYGKRPFLDGFARRLGRYEHPRRALWITDTLEDKNGVSHVLQAMLGEARRRDLPIDFLACATGKPGGLQTGSHLTLMPAISEFTLPFYADQVIRLPGLLDLQKVFLEGGYDRIICSTEAPMGLLALYLKHAFNVPAYFYTHSDWLDFARRVLRYDKKKVDRLRRFLRAFYRRFDGVFLLNAEQRDSFASSAMGLAPDRLYLTAHWADARFHPRAIGAIEKAEIFPGQGPVLLYAGRLSEEKGVMDLPDIFRKIKERIPGARLALAGTGPCLDRLKAALPEAIFLGWVGPDRLAEAYSAADLLLLPSWFDTFSCSLLEALGCGLPALAFDTKGPRDILAGESGGLLAESPAQMADLAARLLEDPERMRILKTRALERAAEYRPVPIMDGMLRDLGLSETERVAPAPSRGRTRKPPRGESVPSGEPAFLGELLALMET, encoded by the coding sequence ATGCTTGAAGCCCGAGAATTCCGAGCCCGCATCCGCGGGGACCTGGAGGCCTACGTCCGCCACGCCGAGACCGGACTGGCGCGCGGGCAGGAGGATGATATCCTCCGCATCGATCTGCATTGCCACGATCGCAATAGCGACGTGCCCGACGAGACCTTGGCCCGTATCCTGCGCGTACCGGAAACCTGGCTGCCCACCGCCAGGTTATTGCGTACGCTCAAGGCCAACGGGGCGGACGCCCTCACGGTGACCAACCACAACAACGCCCGCAGCTGCTGGGAGGCCCGGGATCGCGACGTGGACATCCTGTCCGGCGCGGAGTTCAGTTGCACCCTGCCCGATCTGGACGTGGGCATCCACGTGCTGACCTACGGGTTCACGCCCGCGCAGGAAAGCAAGCTCATCCGCTTGCGCAAGAACTTGTACCGCTTCCTGGAGTTCACCACCGCCGAGGACATCCCCACCGTGCTGGCGCATCCGCTCAACTTCTTCAGCCCCAAGGGCCTGCCCTCGCTGGAACTGATGGACCGCTTCGCCGTGCTCTTCGAGCGTTTCGAAGGCGTGAACGGCCAGCGCGACGGCTGGCAGAACGTATTGACCTTGGCCTGGATCGAGGGATTGGACGAGGAAGCCATCGAGCTCGCCGGCAAGCGCGTTGGCATCCGCCCGGACGCCTTCTGCCGCAGGCCTTATGCCAAGCGCCTCACGGGCGGATCGGATTGCCATTTCGGGATGTTCGCCGGATCTACGGGGACCTTGCTCAAGGTGCCCGGCTGGCGGTCGGAGCGAGGGAACCTGGCTCCGCTGGTATTGGAAGCGTTGCGGAACGGGGAATCGGCTCCCTACGGCGCCCACTGCGAGGAAGAGAAACTGAACGTCGCCTTCCTGGAATACTTCTGCCAATTCGCCCTGCATATGGAGGATCCCGGACTGCTGCGACTGCTACTGCACCGCGGCACCACCGCCGAAAAGCTGCAGGCCCTGGCCCTCGCCAACGGCATGTTCGAACTCCGGCGCCATCGATATACGTCGCGCTTCCTAGGCCTGTTCCATGAGTGCCTGCAAGGCCGCAAGCCCGGATGGTTCGTCCAGATGATGGCGAGCCCGGCCTACAAGCCTTTGCTCGCCAAGATGGAGTCCATCGCCGCCGCGCGGGCGCACTCTCCCGAGCGCCTCGTGGCCGAATTGGGAACGGCCCTGCCCGGTATGGTCAACCAGCTCACGGCGCTGCTGACCGATCGGATCAAGGAGAAGGTGCGCAAGCTGGATGCCAGCGGGGCCAAGCCCGGCTTCGCCGAAATCCTGGGCAAGATCGAATTGCCCGTGCACGTGCGCGCCTTGTTCGGCCAAGAGCCTTCCACTCGGCCCAAGGATCAAAGCGGCGTTGACCTGGGGAAGGTGAGCGATGGCCTACCCTTCCCGGCCCTGGCGGCCGCCGCCTTATGCGGCTCCGCTTTCGCGGCGTCGAAAGTATTGTACGGCAAGCGCCCTTTCCTGGACGGCTTCGCCCGGCGCCTGGGCCGCTACGAGCATCCGCGCCGGGCCCTGTGGATCACCGACACCCTCGAGGATAAGAATGGCGTCTCCCACGTGCTCCAGGCCATGTTGGGCGAGGCCCGCCGCCGCGATCTGCCCATCGATTTCCTGGCCTGCGCCACCGGCAAACCGGGCGGGCTGCAAACCGGATCGCATCTCACGCTCATGCCCGCGATCTCGGAATTCACCCTTCCCTTCTACGCCGATCAGGTCATCCGCCTGCCGGGCTTGCTGGATTTGCAGAAGGTCTTCCTGGAAGGGGGCTACGACCGCATCATCTGCTCGACCGAAGCTCCCATGGGCCTTTTGGCCCTTTACCTGAAGCATGCCTTCAACGTACCGGCCTATTTCTACACGCATTCGGACTGGCTCGACTTCGCGCGGCGCGTGCTGCGCTACGATAAGAAGAAGGTCGATCGCTTGCGCCGCTTCCTGCGGGCCTTCTACCGCCGCTTCGACGGCGTGTTCTTACTCAACGCGGAACAGCGCGACAGCTTCGCCTCTTCGGCCATGGGGCTCGCGCCCGATCGCTTGTACCTGACCGCGCATTGGGCCGATGCGCGCTTCCACCCGCGCGCGATCGGCGCGATCGAAAAGGCCGAAATCTTCCCGGGCCAAGGCCCCGTGCTCCTCTACGCGGGACGCTTGAGCGAAGAGAAAGGGGTGATGGATCTACCGGACATTTTCCGTAAGATCAAGGAACGGATCCCGGGCGCGCGGCTGGCCCTGGCGGGCACCGGGCCTTGCCTCGATCGTCTCAAGGCCGCACTACCCGAGGCGATCTTCCTGGGTTGGGTGGGTCCAGATCGATTGGCCGAGGCCTACTCCGCCGCCGATCTGCTCTTGCTCCCCTCGTGGTTCGACACGTTCTCCTGTTCGCTCTTGGAAGCCCTCGGCTGCGGGCTTCCCGCCCTGGCCTTCGACACCAAGGGCCCGCGGGACATCCTGGCGGGGGAGAGCGGAGGGCTGTTGGCGGAATCCCCTGCGCAGATGGCGGATCTGGCGGCGCGCCTATTGGAGGATCCCGAACGGATGCGCATCCTCAAGACCCGTGCGCTGGAACGCGCGGCCGAGTATCGACCGGTACCGATCATGGACGGCATGTTGCGCGATCTGGGATTGTCGGAAACGGAACGGGTCGCACCGGCCCCCTCGCGGGGCCGGACCCGCAAGCCTCCGCGTGGGGAATCGGTTCCCTCGGGGGAGCCGGCCTTCCTGGGGGAATTGCTGGCCTTGATGGAAACCTGA
- a CDS encoding penicillin acylase family protein, producing MRRWLAGAARLFPALIVIGVPHLLRLLDLPRRLRGPRVSLRARLDDFIAATAGLPLEKPVRVRFDDHQIPFVEAETDRDAAVALGALHAHLRLGQMEITRRLSQGRLAELLGPSAVAFDHSLRSLGLGKALEGMRASLPPGTRAWIEAYVAGVNTYQRGMRRRPLEFTLLRIPVRDWSMDDVLLVSRLAGADVNWVLWMDILGLRDAHAWRAVWGSILELGYASPASFTPEGWDAYLPRLLGSMIRSGSNSFAARARDGKAWLASDPHLSVMFPNMWLLAGYKSPSYHVVGLMLPGLPFVGLGRNPRVAWGATNMYAASSDLVDAGGLPASAFNERREIIRVRGWFPVEARLRETAYGPVISDAPYLARYRGPPICLRWMGHSPSDEISAFLAASRSRGWEEFRAAFATYAVSGMNVVYADADGHVGQLMAVRLPRRRQGAPADLLVSPADSDRAWRSLADSAGLPGLFDPADGCVVSANNLPADTGFPIGYLFPPGDRHERIRALLLGTRELGLERIKAIQADVHSSSCDRLRHLLSLRIGQTSASRGGGAARGKSGLPMMLRCLAEWDGDYKSNSRGAAAFQLILYHFALPHLEVGYGKALAKYLLASEAAYRVLEEELAREPGPKLLEALEAGVDKAYSAWRRRPAWGLLHRLRPAHPLRALPTIGRLFVFDDAPADGSAQTVHKSAHPVSAGPHAVTYGAVARHISDLSDPDGNWFALLGGQDGWLLSENSLDLWEDWKRRRYVRLPLSAEGVTLAFPHVVDLGAARQCSPR from the coding sequence TTGAGGCGATGGCTGGCCGGCGCGGCCAGATTGTTTCCCGCCTTGATCGTCATCGGCGTGCCGCACTTGCTGCGCTTGCTCGACCTGCCGCGGCGCCTGCGCGGCCCGCGCGTTTCCTTGCGCGCGCGCCTGGACGATTTCATCGCCGCGACCGCGGGGCTGCCCCTGGAAAAGCCTGTGCGCGTGCGCTTCGACGATCATCAGATCCCGTTCGTGGAGGCGGAAACCGATCGGGACGCGGCCGTGGCCTTAGGGGCGCTGCACGCGCATTTGCGCCTGGGACAGATGGAGATCACGCGCCGCCTGTCCCAGGGCCGCCTGGCCGAACTGTTGGGCCCTTCGGCCGTCGCTTTCGATCATTCCCTGCGCAGCCTCGGGTTAGGGAAGGCCTTGGAGGGCATGCGCGCCTCGCTGCCGCCCGGAACGCGCGCCTGGATCGAGGCCTACGTGGCCGGGGTCAATACCTATCAGCGCGGCATGCGCCGCCGTCCCTTGGAGTTCACCCTGCTGCGCATTCCCGTACGCGATTGGAGCATGGACGACGTGCTGCTGGTTTCCCGCCTCGCCGGCGCCGACGTGAACTGGGTGCTTTGGATGGATATCCTTGGGCTGCGGGACGCGCATGCCTGGCGCGCGGTCTGGGGCAGCATCCTAGAACTGGGCTATGCCTCGCCGGCCAGTTTCACGCCGGAAGGCTGGGACGCCTACCTGCCGCGGCTATTGGGCAGCATGATCCGGAGCGGCAGCAATTCCTTCGCGGCGCGCGCGCGCGACGGCAAGGCTTGGTTGGCCAGCGATCCGCACCTAAGCGTGATGTTCCCGAACATGTGGCTTTTGGCGGGGTATAAATCGCCCTCTTACCATGTGGTCGGGCTGATGCTGCCGGGCTTGCCTTTCGTGGGCCTGGGCCGCAATCCGCGCGTGGCCTGGGGCGCGACCAATATGTACGCCGCCAGCAGCGATCTCGTGGACGCAGGCGGACTGCCCGCGTCCGCCTTCAACGAGCGGCGCGAGATCATACGCGTGCGCGGCTGGTTTCCCGTGGAGGCCCGCCTTCGCGAGACCGCTTACGGCCCGGTCATCAGCGACGCACCGTATCTTGCGCGTTACCGGGGGCCGCCCATATGCCTGCGCTGGATGGGCCATTCGCCCAGCGACGAGATCTCCGCCTTCCTGGCCGCCAGCCGATCCCGCGGCTGGGAGGAGTTCCGCGCCGCCTTCGCCACCTACGCGGTGTCTGGCATGAACGTGGTATATGCAGACGCCGACGGGCACGTGGGGCAATTGATGGCGGTGCGCCTGCCGCGGCGGCGCCAGGGAGCCCCCGCCGATCTCCTGGTTTCCCCCGCCGATTCCGATCGGGCCTGGCGATCCCTGGCCGATTCCGCCGGCTTGCCGGGCTTGTTCGATCCCGCCGATGGATGCGTGGTCTCGGCCAACAACCTGCCGGCCGATACCGGCTTCCCCATCGGTTATCTCTTCCCTCCCGGCGACCGCCATGAGCGCATCCGGGCCTTGCTGCTTGGGACCCGCGAATTGGGCCTGGAAAGGATCAAGGCCATACAGGCCGACGTGCATTCATCCTCATGCGATCGGCTGCGCCATCTGCTTTCACTGCGCATCGGGCAGACTTCCGCCTCCCGCGGTGGCGGGGCCGCTAGAGGGAAAAGCGGACTACCCATGATGCTCCGGTGCCTGGCGGAGTGGGACGGCGATTACAAATCCAACTCCCGGGGCGCGGCGGCCTTCCAACTCATCCTATACCATTTCGCCTTGCCGCATCTGGAGGTCGGGTACGGGAAGGCCTTGGCCAAATACCTGCTGGCCTCGGAGGCGGCCTATCGGGTTTTGGAAGAAGAGCTGGCGCGGGAGCCCGGCCCCAAGTTGCTCGAGGCCCTGGAGGCGGGCGTGGATAAGGCCTATTCCGCCTGGCGCAGGCGCCCCGCCTGGGGCCTCCTGCACCGGTTGCGGCCCGCGCACCCATTGCGCGCGTTACCTACCATCGGTCGCCTCTTCGTATTCGACGACGCCCCTGCCGATGGTTCGGCCCAGACGGTGCACAAGTCCGCGCATCCCGTTTCGGCAGGCCCGCACGCGGTCACCTACGGCGCGGTGGCCCGCCACATTTCCGATCTCTCCGACCCCGACGGGAATTGGTTCGCCTTGTTGGGGGGCCAGGATGGGTGGCTACTCTCGGAAAACAGCCTGGACCTCTGGGAGGATTGGAAGCGCCGGCGCTACGTGCGTCTGCCGCTCAGCGCCGAGGGGGTAACCTTGGCGTTTCCCCATGTGGTCGATCTGGGCGCGGCGCGCCAATGTAGCCCCCGATGA
- a CDS encoding 1-acyl-sn-glycerol-3-phosphate acyltransferase, which yields MSARPAVAAQFTQAWSRGVLRILGVELRVHGRPPRPPCYLVANHLGYLDIAVLASQVPVTFVSKKEVAGWPGLGLLANLAGTLYVDRGSQRDAERVSRSVAGHFAAGGGLVVFPEGTSSPGFEVGPFRSPLLAYPAAAGLPVYAAALRYRAPEGHPPAALSMAWWGEAEFLPHFLALFRMPGMRADLSFAPETVTHPDRKALAAALRAAVAERLDALEGSGALADRAAAALRAVGAAEALA from the coding sequence ATGTCCGCCCGGCCCGCGGTGGCGGCCCAATTCACGCAGGCGTGGAGCCGGGGCGTGTTGCGGATCCTGGGCGTGGAGTTGCGCGTGCATGGCCGCCCTCCCCGGCCTCCCTGCTATCTCGTCGCCAATCATTTGGGCTATCTCGACATCGCCGTGCTGGCATCGCAGGTCCCCGTCACCTTCGTCTCCAAGAAGGAGGTGGCGGGCTGGCCGGGCCTAGGGCTCTTGGCCAACCTGGCGGGCACCTTGTACGTGGACCGCGGCTCGCAACGGGATGCCGAGCGCGTGTCCCGCTCGGTGGCGGGCCATTTCGCCGCCGGCGGCGGCCTGGTCGTATTCCCCGAGGGCACCAGCTCGCCGGGTTTCGAGGTCGGCCCGTTCCGCTCTCCGCTGCTCGCGTATCCCGCGGCCGCTGGCCTGCCGGTCTACGCCGCCGCCCTCCGCTACCGCGCTCCCGAGGGGCATCCTCCCGCCGCCTTGAGCATGGCCTGGTGGGGCGAAGCCGAATTCCTGCCTCATTTCCTGGCGCTCTTCCGCATGCCGGGCATGCGCGCCGATCTCTCTTTCGCGCCCGAAACGGTCACCCATCCCGATCGGAAAGCCTTGGCGGCGGCTTTGCGCGCCGCGGTGGCCGAACGCCTGGACGCCCTGGAGGGGTCCGGCGCCCTCGCGGACCGGGCCGCCGCGGCTTTGCGGGCGGTGGGCGCGGCGGAGGCATTGGCTTGA
- a CDS encoding GNAT family N-acetyltransferase: METILTQKPIDLPASAPAEPEALPIALRNYPCNAGGIPPLLQESGDYLLRFAKDQRDLNAVCRLRFEVYNLELNEGLDASYRTHRDVDEFDAQCHHLMVERRSTGQAVGTYRIQTGSMASLRGGFYSAQEFDLSAFPEEFTNRCVEVGRACIHREHRNGRVLQLLWKGLARYMDWNGKRYLFGCCSLTSQDPAEGIALFRHLAALDLMHPSLRALPLPEYLCETGPIAVLDAVRPEIPRLFQGYLNLGGLVCGEPALDRRFKTIDFLVMVDTQEMPAGVYRKMLV, translated from the coding sequence ATGGAAACCATCTTGACGCAAAAGCCCATCGACTTGCCCGCTTCCGCGCCCGCGGAGCCCGAGGCGTTGCCGATAGCGCTCCGGAACTATCCCTGCAACGCGGGCGGCATTCCGCCTTTGCTGCAGGAGTCCGGCGATTACCTGCTCCGCTTCGCGAAGGATCAACGCGATCTGAACGCCGTCTGCCGACTGCGCTTCGAGGTCTACAACCTGGAGCTTAACGAGGGCCTGGACGCGTCTTACCGCACCCATCGCGACGTGGACGAATTCGACGCGCAATGCCATCACCTGATGGTGGAGCGCCGTTCCACCGGCCAAGCGGTCGGAACCTATCGCATCCAGACCGGATCGATGGCTTCCTTGCGCGGGGGTTTTTATTCCGCCCAGGAATTCGATCTCTCCGCCTTCCCGGAGGAATTCACCAACCGCTGCGTCGAAGTCGGACGCGCCTGCATCCACCGCGAACACCGTAACGGACGCGTTCTGCAATTGCTCTGGAAAGGCCTGGCGCGCTATATGGACTGGAACGGCAAGCGCTACCTGTTCGGCTGCTGCTCGCTCACCAGCCAGGATCCGGCCGAAGGCATCGCCCTGTTCCGCCATCTCGCCGCCCTCGATCTGATGCATCCTTCCCTGCGGGCCCTGCCATTGCCCGAATACCTGTGCGAGACCGGGCCCATCGCCGTCCTCGACGCCGTACGTCCCGAGATCCCGCGCTTGTTCCAGGGTTACTTAAACCTGGGCGGATTGGTATGCGGCGAGCCCGCGCTGGACCGGCGCTTCAAGACCATCGATTTCCTGGTCATGGTGGATACCCAGGAAATGCCCGCGGGCGTGTACCGGAAAATGCTGGTTTGA
- the ppk1 gene encoding polyphosphate kinase 1, translating to MSQHPTLLPGDARYIDRDFSWLAFNRRVLAEARAAENPLLERLKFLSIVANNLDEFFEVRVAGLLQKVESGVPVDGIAALDCREKLMGLLRVVHAMVAQQYRCWNDELIPELRAKGLHILGQAELGPADISELRLRFQREIYPLLTPIKVDPAHPFPWVLNKALCLGVWLEEEGPVARGGLGVVAIPRALPRVLPLPAQGKGHRYVFIYDVIKLFLGELFRGYRIRGCASFRVTRNSNLYLNEDASNLLETVETVVHNRRKGNVVRLEIEEETPARIRRGLMETFDLEPELVFSAPGPVNLNRLMGLYQMAPMGELKFPPHVPKPVFLGREPQDIFARLRGRDVMLHHPFESYDPVVEFIRAAARDPDVLCIKQTLYRTSAESPVMYALLEAAEQGKEVTAVVELQARFDEKSNIQWARQLQDKGGTVVYGLVGLKTHCKLALILRRESGAGSEGRIREYAHVGTGNYHPGTARLYTDLSLFTAEPTLVSDIASVFNYLTSHSRTPTFARALVGPINFLEETLRLIREEEKNAREGRPAAIDAKMNALIDREVIEALYSASQAGVRIRLLVRGICALRPGVKGMSENVEVRSILGRFLEHSRIFRFANGGDSVHFIGSGDWMTRNLRERVEVIVPIADPEIKARLDEILRVYWEDTAKALVMHPGGGFARVASRDAGAREGKDRFEAQAWLMMHPESLPSENRAEERAEKHEEARPENQPPVPGMIALPGAQGLPERSAKAYIGS from the coding sequence ATGTCCCAACATCCCACCCTGTTGCCCGGCGATGCCCGTTACATCGATCGCGATTTCTCATGGCTCGCTTTCAACCGCCGCGTGCTCGCGGAGGCGCGCGCCGCTGAAAACCCCCTGCTGGAGCGGCTCAAGTTCCTTTCCATCGTAGCCAATAACCTCGATGAATTCTTCGAGGTGCGCGTAGCGGGATTATTGCAGAAGGTGGAATCGGGCGTGCCCGTCGACGGAATCGCCGCGCTCGACTGCCGCGAGAAGCTGATGGGCCTTTTGCGGGTGGTGCATGCCATGGTGGCCCAGCAATACCGGTGCTGGAACGATGAACTGATCCCGGAGCTGCGCGCCAAGGGACTGCACATCTTGGGCCAAGCGGAATTGGGCCCCGCCGATATCTCCGAGCTGCGGCTCCGCTTCCAACGGGAGATTTACCCCCTCCTCACGCCCATCAAGGTCGATCCCGCGCATCCCTTCCCCTGGGTGCTCAACAAGGCCCTGTGCCTGGGCGTCTGGCTGGAGGAAGAGGGCCCAGTCGCCCGCGGCGGCCTGGGCGTTGTCGCCATCCCCAGGGCCTTGCCGCGCGTGCTGCCTTTGCCGGCCCAAGGCAAGGGCCACCGCTACGTATTCATCTACGACGTCATCAAGCTTTTCCTGGGGGAATTGTTCCGCGGTTACCGCATCCGCGGTTGCGCCAGTTTCCGGGTGACGCGCAACAGCAACCTCTACCTCAACGAGGACGCCAGCAATCTGCTGGAAACGGTGGAGACGGTGGTGCACAATCGCCGCAAGGGCAACGTGGTCCGCCTGGAGATCGAAGAGGAAACGCCCGCGCGCATTCGCCGCGGCTTGATGGAAACCTTCGACCTGGAGCCGGAACTGGTGTTCAGCGCGCCCGGCCCCGTCAACCTCAACCGCCTGATGGGCCTGTACCAGATGGCGCCCATGGGCGAATTGAAGTTCCCTCCGCATGTGCCTAAGCCCGTATTCCTGGGCCGCGAGCCGCAGGACATCTTCGCGCGCCTGCGCGGGCGCGACGTGATGCTCCATCATCCCTTCGAATCCTACGATCCCGTGGTCGAGTTCATCCGCGCCGCCGCCCGCGATCCCGACGTGCTTTGCATCAAGCAGACCCTCTACCGTACCAGCGCCGAATCGCCCGTCATGTACGCCCTCCTGGAGGCCGCGGAGCAAGGCAAGGAAGTGACCGCCGTGGTGGAACTGCAAGCCCGCTTCGACGAAAAGTCCAACATCCAATGGGCCCGGCAACTCCAGGACAAGGGCGGCACCGTCGTGTACGGGCTGGTGGGCCTCAAGACCCATTGCAAGCTGGCGCTGATACTGCGCCGCGAATCCGGCGCGGGCTCGGAGGGCCGCATCCGCGAATACGCCCACGTGGGCACGGGCAATTACCATCCCGGCACCGCGCGGCTCTATACCGACCTCAGCCTATTCACCGCCGAACCCACCCTCGTCTCCGACATCGCTTCGGTGTTCAATTACCTTACCTCGCATTCCCGTACGCCAACGTTCGCGCGCGCCCTGGTAGGGCCGATCAATTTCCTGGAAGAGACGTTGCGGCTCATCCGGGAGGAAGAGAAGAACGCCCGCGAAGGCCGGCCCGCGGCCATCGACGCCAAGATGAATGCCCTCATCGATCGCGAAGTCATCGAAGCCCTCTATTCCGCCTCGCAGGCCGGCGTGCGCATCCGCCTGTTGGTGCGCGGCATTTGCGCCCTGCGGCCCGGGGTGAAGGGCATGAGCGAGAACGTGGAAGTGCGCAGCATCCTGGGTCGGTTCCTGGAGCATAGCCGCATCTTCCGCTTCGCCAACGGGGGCGACTCCGTCCATTTCATCGGCAGCGGCGATTGGATGACGCGGAATTTGCGCGAGCGGGTGGAAGTGATCGTACCCATCGCCGATCCGGAGATCAAAGCGCGCCTGGACGAGATCCTGCGCGTGTATTGGGAGGACACCGCCAAAGCCCTGGTGATGCATCCGGGCGGAGGCTTCGCACGGGTGGCCTCCCGAGATGCCGGTGCGCGCGAGGGCAAAGATCGTTTCGAGGCGCAGGCCTGGCTCATGATGCATCCCGAAAGCCTGCCCTCGGAAAACCGGGCGGAAGAACGGGCGGAAAAGCACGAGGAAGCGCGGCCGGAAAACCAGCCGCCGGTCCCGGGAATGATCGCCCTGCCCGGCGCGCAAGGCCTGCCGGAGAGGTCCGCCAAAGCCTATATTGGGTCCTGA
- a CDS encoding histidine phosphatase family protein, with amino-acid sequence MDLLLVRHGLAGKADPEVWPDDDLRPLTPKGRKAFKAAAKGLKRAGPFPSLILTSPSLRTRETAVILAKVLGLGGRRLKDWDALHHGHSPEKALSLLARQRLPKMAALVGHEPWLGEFLSLLICGRADAGLGFEKGGAAWVEIPPSGKAKGRGRLHWLLTQDQLATLG; translated from the coding sequence ATGGACCTGCTACTGGTGCGCCATGGCTTGGCGGGCAAAGCCGATCCCGAAGTTTGGCCGGATGATGATCTGCGCCCTTTGACTCCGAAGGGCCGTAAGGCTTTCAAGGCCGCCGCAAAAGGGTTGAAGCGCGCCGGACCCTTCCCCTCCCTGATCCTGACCAGCCCGTCCCTGCGTACGCGCGAGACCGCCGTCATCCTGGCCAAGGTCTTGGGATTGGGCGGACGCAGGCTCAAGGATTGGGACGCCCTGCATCACGGACACTCGCCGGAGAAGGCCCTCTCGCTCCTAGCGCGGCAACGGCTGCCGAAGATGGCCGCCTTGGTGGGCCACGAGCCCTGGCTGGGGGAATTCCTATCGCTCCTGATCTGCGGCCGAGCGGATGCGGGCTTAGGGTTCGAGAAGGGCGGGGCGGCTTGGGTGGAGATCCCGCCGAGTGGAAAAGCCAAAGGGCGCGGCCGTCTGCATTGGCTGCTGACCCAGGACCAACTCGCGACCTTGGGATGA